GCAGAACTCGCAGCCGCAGCTGGTGAGGGAGTTGGCCTGGCAGTGGGCGGTGGGCCAGTACCGGGAGGCGCACGGGCCGGGGCCGACGGGGGTTTCGTCGTCGGGCAGGGTACGCCGGCACCAGTCGCACCGGACGGCGGCGGGCACGCCGGCCTGGCGCAGCCGCCGGGCGGCTGCCTCGGCGTCGGCGAAGGGGATGTCCTCGCGTGCGGTGACGGGCGCACGGTCCAGCAGTTGTCGGCTGTGCCACAGGCTCAGGTTGGTGACCGCGACGACCGCTCGCAGGGCCGCTGGCCCGCCGGCCGAGGCGTCGGTCAGCAGGACAGCGAACTGAGGGTCCTCCACAGCTCTCCTCCGGACCGGTCGATGCGGGTGCCGCCCCCAGTCAACCGTTTGGAAGACAGCGAGTCCAAGGGGAAACCGTGCCGCTGCTCCCTCGCCCCGGAACACCGGCCTCGGGCAGGCTGCGCCGGTGACTTCCCACCTGCAGCGATACCTGCACGGTGATCACGAGGGCGCCTGGGCCGACCTGCGGCGCCTGGGCCCGATGCCCTGGCGGAGGACTGTGCCGCCGTCGCGGCCGAGACCATGCGAAGGGTCTCTCGGCACGTCGCCCGCCTCGCCGACGCCCTCACCGCTCTCGGCCCGCGACCCCCCACCCCGGGCTGCCCGCCAAGTACCGGCCGCCCCCGGGCATTTCGCGGCCCGGCCCGCTGCGATGATGACCGGATGAACGAGGACCCAGCCGCGCCGATGCCCGTCATCCTCGGCATCGACGACCTCCGGCCGCTCCCCAGAGCCACCCGGATCGCCCGCACGAGCCGCGACGGCATCCAGCTCCTCCGGGAGCACCGCGACGGCTACATCGACGAACTCTGGCTCGACCACGATCTCGGCGGCGACGACAACATCCTGCCCGTGGTGACCCTCCTGGAGGAAGCCGCCTTCCACGGACAGCCCTTCGACATCGGAACGGTCTTCGTCCACAGCGCCAACCCCACCGGCGCGGCAACCGTCGTCCAGGCACTGACGCGCTGGAACTACCGGGTCCGCCGGGCAACGGCCTAGCGAAGCAGGCCAAGGCCCGGGTGCCGAAGCCGTGCCCCCAGGGTGAACCGGGCAACTCGGCCTCACCGCACGGACGTTGACACCACTGCCGCCGAACGACCGCCCCGCTGCGCCGTACGGGACGGCACGGCGCGGTCCGTTCAGTGGAGGCGGGAGCGTTCCCGGGTCCGGGAGGGGCCGGCCGTGGAGCGGCGGGTCCTGGCGGGCCGGGTCGGCCGCGGGTTTGCGGCGGGGGTTTCGGCGCGGGCGGCCTGCGCCGCGAGGGCGGCCTGCAGTGCCTGCCGGGCGGCCGCCAGTGCGATCGCCGCGGCCGGCTGCGGCTCGGCGATCTTGTGGCGGGCCATCAGTTCCTGGCAGGGGCTGCACCACACGGGGCTGGCCGGCGAGCCGTCGCCGTAGCGCAGGTCCTCCGGCGGCAGGTAGTGGGTGCCGCACTCGAGGCATTCGAAGAGCAGGCGCATCAGGCCCACGTCCCTGATCCGCCGCACCGTTCGCACGCCGAGGTGTGGTGTTCGACCCGCTGGGTCAGGGTGCCGGTGCCGGGGTCGATGTCGTGGGTGTGCCGGGTCTTGTCCGTCACCCGGCGGCCGCCGCACGCCGGGCAGAGCCGCGGCTGTGGCGCGCCGCCCGGTCCCGCGTCCTGTCCGCTCATGGACTCCGCCCTTCCCGCGATTCACATGTGCCGTCACCGTAGCGGAACGACCGCACTGCGTCAGCACCATGGCCGCAGGCACACACTTCCGGCACATGCCCGCCCGGCCGGCGTCGTACGCCCGCACGAGAGCCGAACGGCAACCGCACCCGGGAACAACGGTTGCGGAAGTTCCTAGCCGAGTGCCGTGACCCCCAGCAGCAGGACGCGCAGGCCGTTGTCGATCGCCGCGTCCCGTTCGGCGGCCGAGAGGCCGGGCTGGAGGTTGACGAGGATGGTGGCCAGCCCGTGCACGGTGGCCCAGCTGGCCGTCACCGCCGCGCCGGTCTCCTGCGGCGGCAGGATTCCCGCCCCGGTCAGCCGCTCGAGCGCCGCCAGGAGGATCGCGTCGGGCTGCGGCTGCCCCTGGGCGTCGGGGGCCGGCTGGTGGCCGGCCGATCCCGGGGTGCCGACCCCCGAGGGGTTGCCGTCCATGGCGGTCCGGAACAGTCCCGGCTCCTCGAGCGCGAACCGCACGTACGCGCGGCCGACTTCGCCCAGGTGGAACACGGCCGCCGCGCGCGGCCCAGGGGGCTCGGGGACGGCCGCGACATGGGCCGCCATGGCCGCTCCCAGCTCGCACAGGGCCTGTTTGGCCACCGCCGCCTTCAGTGCGGCCAGGGTCTTGAAGTGGCCGTACGCGGAGTTGGGGGCGACCCCGACGAGGCGGGTGACCTCGCGCAGGACCACCGCCTCCGGCCCGCCGGTGCGGGCCAGTTCGATGCCCGCTGTGATCAGTGCCGCCCGCAGGTCGCCGTGGTGGTAGGTGGTGCGGGTGCGGCGGGTGGGCTGGGTCATGTACGGATCCTGGCACGGACGGATCCGGGGCGGCCACCCGCTCCCGCGGCCCTTGCGGTGGGCGGCCACGGGCTACGGCGTGACGAAGCGCAGGCCCGGGAGGCCGCGGCGGCGGATCATCAGTTCGGCGACGACGATGTTGGGCAGCCAGCACAGGAACGGGACCGCGGCGTAGGCCTGGGCGACCATGTGGTCCACGTCGCCCCCGGCGGCCCGCCCCGCCAGCACCTGGAGCAGGATCAGCACGCCGAACCAGAGCCGCAGGGTCGGCGCCGCGAAGGTCAGGGCGAAGCTGCGGATCATCCAGGCTTGGTGCGCGGCGAAGTCGCCCTGGCGGGCGGCCCGGTAGCCGCGGTAGGTGGTCCACCCCCAGAGCACGGCGAGGCTGCCGAAGCCGAAGAACCCGGCGAACGCCACGGAGTTGAAGAACGACATCACCAGCGCCGCCACCGAGCCCAGCCCGACGGCGGCCACGTAGGCGCGCCCGATCCAGCGGTGCACGCGGGGCAGGCGGCGCCGGATCGCGCGGACGAACTGGAACGGGCCCACGGCCAGGGCCGCCCCGGCGGTGACGATGTGGACGTAGAAGGCCACCTGGACCGCGAGGGGCCGCTGCGCGTAGGTCGGCGCGAGGCCGACCCGGCCGGCGGCGAGGTCCTGCAGGCTGCCGGCCGCGTACTGGCCGACGGAGTAGCCGGTGATCGCCACCGACAGCAGCAGCATCACGGTCCAGCCGGAACGGGAGCCGCGCCGGGGCCGGCCGGTGGCCGTGGGCGGGCGGGAGGTCACTACGGGTGCGGACATGGCGAAGGGGCCCTCTTTCGGGGCGAGGCGAAGCGCGGGAGGGGCGGCACCAGCTCAATCTGTACAGTGTGAGTTTTAGTGCCCGTCCAGCACACGTGTCAACAGCTCCCGACAGCGGCGCAGGCCAAGGAACCCAAGGGAAGATGACGCCGGCTCAGCTCACACCCGGCCCCCGGCCCGGGCGGCCGACCGCCGTTCCCCGGGCACGGATTTCGTGTCAGCGGCGGTGAAAGGAGACACTGCGGGGGAGTGCGGTGCCGATCAGGCCGCAACGCCGACGCGGGCCCGCGCGCCCGCCGACGCACGGCGGTACCGGCCGGCGTCCCACCGCCCGTACCGCACCGAAGGAGACCCCGCAGTGCCCTGGAAGTCCCACCTCACCTGGACCGGCCACACCGCCGGCAACGCCACCACCGTCCACCAGGGCCGCACCTGGCACCTGTCCAAGCACCTCAGCCCCCCGGACGCCCAGGGCCGCTACAGCCCCTACGAACGCTGGTACCTCCACGCCGACGACGGCCACGGCCAACCCCACCCCGACCTCGCCAGCGCCTCACTCGGCCGCAACCGCGTCAACGCCCAACGCCTGGCCGAACTGACCATCACCGGCTGGGAGAACAGCCACCAGCTGCGCCCCGGCGACGGCGTCCAGCTGTGGCGGCGCACCGACGGCGACGGCACCCTGGTCCCGCTGGACGAACTCCTCGCCGGACGGCACCGCTGACGCCGACCGCGGCCTCCGGGCCCCGCGCCGAGGCCTGACGGGCAGCGTCGGGTTTTCCGTCTGCGGGACAGGCCCGACCGGCTCCGACGGAGATGCCCCGGCGGTGCGCCGGATCAGGAGAGCGGCGGCCAGGGCCCGGCGAGCAGACGGGCGGCCTCGGCGACGATCCTCGTGGCGATGACCTCCTCCGGGTCGGCGAAGGCGGGGCTCCAGTTCCCGTACTCGGCGCCGTCGCTGACGATCGACTGCAGCGCGTCGGGACAGCCGAGCCGCGACCACGCCTCGACAGGGGGAAACCGGAGGGCCACCTGCGCCGTCGAACGGCCCCGCTGAGCCGGCCCCGGACCGGTCCGATGCCCGTCACGGGCCGGTGCCGCCCACCGTTCCGCTGCTCCGGTCCGGCTCTGCCACCCGGCTGTCCTGCCCGGCCGTCCGGCACGCGGTGCCCGGGCTCGCCCGGGCTGCCCCGGCCCTCCTGGCGTACTGCGCGGGGGTCAGGGCCATGGCAGCCGGCTGGACTGCCGGTAGTTGTCGGCGTCCGGGGAGTACGGCCCGCCCTTCGGCTTGCGGAACAGCCGGGCGAAAGCGACCAGCTTCGCCCCCAGTCGTCCAACCGGACTCCTCATACCGCTGTCCTCCCCGTACGGTGCCGCCCGATGGCACAGCCCTCCCCGCAGGCTAGGCCCAGCCGGGCTTCAAGGAGCCTGTGTTGAGCGAGACTTGAGGACGAACAGCGCATTGCCGTCACCTGGGCGGGCGTCGCGGTGCCGTTCGTACTGCCGGTCAGCGCACTCAGCTGGGCCGCGGTCGGGCCGGACCGGCCCGAGGGCCGGCGCGACCGGCTCTGGTTCGACCTGCGCGTGGACGCCAACTGGGCTGAGGAGCAACTGAGTTCGCGCATCCACCAGGTCGGCGAGGCCGGAGCGCGACGACCGGCCCACCGGAGCGCTCCGGCCGGGCAGCGTGCGGCGGGGCTCGGGCAGAGCGGTTCCGACCGCGGCCGGGACCAAGGCTGCGGCCTCCTCCCCGAGGAGGAGAGCGCGGCGACCGATCGGCCGAAACCCCGGACCGGAAGGCCGATCCGGCGGCCGGCGGCCGTCCGCCAGGCTTCGAGACATGACAGACCACCACCGCACCCAGTCAAACTCCAGCCCCCACCGGCATTCTGACGCTCCGTCGGCACATTCCCCGGGCGGCCCCGGACGCCGCGCCGTACTCGCCGGCGCGGCCGGCCTGCTCGGCGCGGCAGGACTGGCCGCCGCACCCACCGCCGCCGCGTCCGGGGCACGTACCGTGCCGCGAGGACGTTTCGCGGGGAAGGTGGTGGCCATCACCGGGGCCACCTCGGGGATCGGCCGCGCCACCGCGCTGGCCTTCGCCGCCCAGGGCGCCGCGGTCGGCTTCTGCGGGCGGCGGGCCGAGCTCGGGGCCCAGGTGGAGCGCGAGATCCGCCGGGCGGGCGGCACCGCCCGCTACGTCCGGGCGGACGTCCGGGTCGAGAAGGACGTGGAGAACTTCGTCCGGCAGACCGTCGACTCGTTCGGCGGCCTGGACATCGCCTTCAACAACGCGGGCATCAGCCGCACCGCCCGGCTGCACGAACTGGGCACCGACACCTTCGACGACGTGATGGCGACCAACGCGCGGGGCGTGTTCCTGTCGATGAAGTACCAGATCCCCCACCTGCTGGCGCGCGGTGGCGGGGTGGTGATCGTGACCTCGTCCTCCGCCGTCGAGGTGGCCCGGCCGCAGGGCGCGGCGTACTCGGCGGGCAAGCGCGCGGTCCAGGGCCTGGTGCAGGCCGCCGCGCTCGACTACGGCCGCGACGGCATCCGGGTCAACGCGATCATGCCGGGCACCACGGACACCGCGCTGGTACGGCCGCCGGGGATGGACGACGCGACCTGGACCGCCGCGAGGGCGTGGCTGGGCGAGCAGAACGTCGACGGGCTGCACCGCATCGCCTCACCCGAGGACATCGCCCAGGCGGTCCTGGGCCTGGCGGCGGACGACTTCGCCTACATGACCGGAGCCGGCGTCTTCGTCGACGGCGGCGCCAGCGCCGGCCGCCGCCTGCTTGTCCCGCCCCGGCCCTGACCGGAGAACACCCGGGCCGGCCGGGGGCCTTGACTACCTGGTGGCCCGGGGGTCGCGCGCGCCCAGACGGTACCTGCTGACGAGCCGTCCGAGGAAGGCGGCGTTGACGAGGGCGGCCGACACGGTGGCGGTGAGGAAGAGGACGGGGTGGCCGGGCCTGAGTAGAACTGCTCATTCCGTCCTGCGCATGTCCCGGTGTCGCCGCCGGGCCCTGGCCGCTGCCGGGGCGGGCCCGGCGAACTGACGGACTCGTCCGACGATGCCGTCGGCACCCGGGCCGCCGGGAGCCCGCGGCCGGGGCGCCGGCAGGGGCCGTGAGCCGGAATAGTTCGGCGGAACCACGTTGTTGATCGGGCAACCAGCGATTGACGAGGGGTCAGCCATGTCTGTGAACGGGACGGTCGCCGAGGGGTTCGAGGGCGTCCGGGAGGAGTTCGAGGCCTTCCTCGCCGAGGAGCCGGCCGAGCCGGGCGCGCAGCTCGCCGCGTACCTGGACGGGCGGCTGGTGGTCGACCTGTGGTCCCAGGGCGTCGAACGGGAGAGCCTGACCGGCGTCTACTCGGTGACCAAGGGCGCCGCACACCTGCTGGTCGCCCTGCTGGTGCAGGACGGCGTGCTCGAACTGGACCGCGAAGTGGCCTCGTACTGGCCGGAGTTCGCCGCCGAGGGCAAGGGCCGGCTGACCCTGCGCGAGCTGCTGGCGCACCGGGCCGGGGCGATCTCGGTGGAGGGCGGGTTCACGGCGCAGGAACTGGCGGACGACCGGCTGGTCGCCGGGCGGCTGGCCGCGCACAAGCCCTACTGGGAGCCCGGCACCGCGCACGGCTACCACGCCACCGTGATCGGCGCGCTGACCGGCGAGGTGGTGCTGCGGGCCACCGGGCGCACCCTGCAGGAGCTGTACGAGGAGCGGATCCGCGCGCCGTACGGCCTGGACCTGTTCCTCGGGCTGCCCGAGGAGTTGGAGCCGCGCTTCGTC
This genomic interval from Kitasatospora gansuensis contains the following:
- a CDS encoding ribosomal protein L7/L12; protein product: MEDPQFAVLLTDASAGGPAALRAVVAVTNLSLWHSRQLLDRAPVTAREDIPFADAEAAARRLRQAGVPAAVRCDWCRRTLPDDETPVGPGPCASRYWPTAHCQANSLTSCGCEFCTAYGPLPGHTTHSGT
- a CDS encoding cyclic-phosphate processing receiver domain-containing protein, with the translated sequence MNEDPAAPMPVILGIDDLRPLPRATRIARTSRDGIQLLREHRDGYIDELWLDHDLGGDDNILPVVTLLEEAAFHGQPFDIGTVFVHSANPTGAATVVQALTRWNYRVRRATA
- a CDS encoding TetR/AcrR family transcriptional regulator, whose amino-acid sequence is MTQPTRRTRTTYHHGDLRAALITAGIELARTGGPEAVVLREVTRLVGVAPNSAYGHFKTLAALKAAVAKQALCELGAAMAAHVAAVPEPPGPRAAAVFHLGEVGRAYVRFALEEPGLFRTAMDGNPSGVGTPGSAGHQPAPDAQGQPQPDAILLAALERLTGAGILPPQETGAAVTASWATVHGLATILVNLQPGLSAAERDAAIDNGLRVLLLGVTALG
- a CDS encoding DUF2306 domain-containing protein, with the protein product MSAPVVTSRPPTATGRPRRGSRSGWTVMLLLSVAITGYSVGQYAAGSLQDLAAGRVGLAPTYAQRPLAVQVAFYVHIVTAGAALAVGPFQFVRAIRRRLPRVHRWIGRAYVAAVGLGSVAALVMSFFNSVAFAGFFGFGSLAVLWGWTTYRGYRAARQGDFAAHQAWMIRSFALTFAAPTLRLWFGVLILLQVLAGRAAGGDVDHMVAQAYAAVPFLCWLPNIVVAELMIRRRGLPGLRFVTP
- a CDS encoding SDR family NAD(P)-dependent oxidoreductase — translated: MPRGRFAGKVVAITGATSGIGRATALAFAAQGAAVGFCGRRAELGAQVEREIRRAGGTARYVRADVRVEKDVENFVRQTVDSFGGLDIAFNNAGISRTARLHELGTDTFDDVMATNARGVFLSMKYQIPHLLARGGGVVIVTSSSAVEVARPQGAAYSAGKRAVQGLVQAAALDYGRDGIRVNAIMPGTTDTALVRPPGMDDATWTAARAWLGEQNVDGLHRIASPEDIAQAVLGLAADDFAYMTGAGVFVDGGASAGRRLLVPPRP
- a CDS encoding serine hydrolase domain-containing protein encodes the protein MSVNGTVAEGFEGVREEFEAFLAEEPAEPGAQLAAYLDGRLVVDLWSQGVERESLTGVYSVTKGAAHLLVALLVQDGVLELDREVASYWPEFAAEGKGRLTLRELLAHRAGAISVEGGFTAQELADDRLVAGRLAAHKPYWEPGTAHGYHATVIGALTGEVVLRATGRTLQELYEERIRAPYGLDLFLGLPEELEPRFVSLQRAEPTPDQLAAFAAQPLPGKDGLFATSFNLRTDLVDFVNRRETRAKGPASAGGVGSARGVAGMYAAAISGLGGLGPLLKPETVTEFTTLHYPGTDLVTGSVDNFALGFETSGLRYPFLGANAFGHPGVAGAQGFADPASGVAYGYTRRRFTFPPSGGAPENDQLAAAVVAAARTAR